The Sulfolobus islandicus Y.N.15.51 sequence TTATGGCAACGTTTTAGACTTAAGTTATAAGAAATTAGGAGAACCAATATCTAGCAATGACCTAAAGAAGTTTGATGACAAGATAAAAGAGAATTACGTTGTAATGCTCTACACTGGTTTCTCAGCAACAAGGGGTAAAGAGGACTTCCTATACAATTGGCCTTATCTTGATTCTAACGGTGCTGATTACTTGGTGAGTAAAAAGATAAGAGCTGTGGGAATAGAAAGCATGAGTATTGCTGGTTGGGCAGGAAAGGAATATCCTCCTAGAACAAACTGGGATGAGGTAGTTTACGTACATCATAAGTTGCTTAGTAATGACATAATAATATTGGAAAGCGTAAACAATATGAAGAAAGTGTTAGAAGAGTGTAAAAATGGTGAGGCACTATTCTTCTATGCGCCTCTAAAAATCGTTGGTGCTGAGGGAGGACCAACTAGGTTATTTGCTATTTGTGAGAAAAGATGAAAGATCTTTTATCATCCCTCGTATTTTACTCTCTTCTTCACATATTGATAAAGGAGGTCTTACTACGTTTTTTATAGGCATATTCAATACCTTAAGCAGTAGTTTAATTGATGCAGTATACGAGTTACAATAATCGTAAATATCAGTTAGGTTTAATACGTTTCTCCAGTATTTATTAGCGTCAGAAAGATTGCCATTTTTCCAACTTTCGTACACTTTCAAATGGAGCTTTGGGATGGCGTTGGCTAGACCCATTACCCCACCATTACCACCCATATATAGAAGTGGTAATAGGTACTCGTCAAACCCCGTAAGTATTGAAAAGTCCTTTCTTATTTCTCTTATTTCACTAATTAACTTCTTGAAGAAAATTAGGCTGTCTAGGGTTACTTTAGTTCCAATTATATTGGAGTGTTGAGATACTAACATCTTGTAAACTGAGATTGGTATGTCGATTCCGGTGAAGAGGGGTATATTGTATATAATGATAGGAAGATCCACTTTCTCAGCTATCATTGAAAAGTGATCCAACAACTCTTTTTCTCTTACCTTAAAGAAATATGGAGCCATTACTACTATTGCATCAACTCCCATATCCTTAAAATCCTTAGCTAGCTTTATGGTTTCCTCTGTAAAGTTAGTAGAAGCTCCCGCGAAAATTAATGTGCTGTAACTTTTTCTGGAATCTAAGGCTATCTTTGTTACTAGTTTCATTTCGTCTAGAGTTAAGCTTGCGAACTCACCTACGCTTGAATTTACGAATATTCCGTTAACCCCATTTTCACTTAAGTAAGATACTAACCATTTAAGACCTTCCTTATCTATTGAATAATCCTCTAAAAAGGGTGTGATTAATGGAACTACTACACCTTCTAATCTCATAAATATAAATAAACGCTACACGGCTTTAATATTTTAATTAGAAAGTCCCTCCTCCTAATATATCCAGCAATACTTCAAGTCCGTAAGTGGTCGCTATACCTATAAATAGCCATGTCCAGAACCTAGCCTTAAATCCACTTAGTAGTGATGCTGCGTTTATGTTAATCCTAATCATCACAAACACTAAGGAAGCTGAGGCCACTACGTTAAGAAATGCTAAGAATATTTCGTTTGAAATACCAAGATAGTATATTGAAGCTCCTAAGGTAGTAGGTAAACCAGCAAGTAGGGATAGTGGTATTAGAACCTTTAGCCCCATTACTCTTTTTGACATTACTGTTGGTGACGATATGGCAAATCCCTCAGTCGCGTTGTGAACAGCGAACCCTATCGTAAAAGCCCAGGCTGCAGCTACTGACCCTGATAATAATGCTGCGGCTATGGCAAATCCTTCCCCTATATTGTGAAATCCTAGAGCGCTAGCCACAACAACCGGCAATCCTTCACCACTTGGGTTCTTTTCTAAAAGACTTAAAAGCAACCATGTTCCTATTAGTCCTATTGAAGTTAAGATAAGGGCAACGGTGAAATCTGGGTAATCTTTGACCGCTAAGAAATTGGTAACTATTTCTTCAGCTTCCGAACCAGTATCCAATGCTAAATATGATAATATTCCTCCAGTAAACGCTCCTAGATATCCAATTGTTGTTTTGTTGAATTTCCCTTTGGATATTATTATTGCTCCTATAGCAACCGTACCTCCTGCTATTAGACCTAAAAGGATTTGGAAGTAATTCATTTCTTTTCGCCATGTCGTAATTGGATAAAGAAACTTATAAGCTTATTTATCATATCAATTATATAGATTAAATAGAGTATTGAATCTCCATATTTTTCTCATAAAGAAATCTTGATTACGTAAATATTATGGACTAACTGCATAAAATTACTCTATAATCTTCTTAAACCTTATAGATGCTAAGAAGTACATTACTACGTTAAATATTAAAATGGCTAAAACATCACATACTACACCATCTGTATTACCAGTTATCATTAGTCTCCTACAAATATCTATAATATAAGTTAATGGATTACCTAAGGCATTAGTTCTATGTGTAAAGTCCATTACTAGCTAAGAATAAGGGCATAGTTATTACTTGCCCTATTCCCATAAATATCTCCATGGTTTTCATGAAAGAGGCTAGATCGTTTCTGATCTCGTATAATCCTAACCTATATAGCTAGAATGTATTCTATTTTTCCTTCCTCTCCGAGGATGGTATACCGTAAATTTTACTGTAAATTAGTAAATTGTCGTATGCAGTGATATCGGTCCAAACACTTATCTCTTGAGGGACGTATCCTATTATTTTTCTAGCTTTGTTTGCATCATCAGTTACATTATAACCACCAATATAAGCCGAACCTCCACTTGGTGGTATTTGAGTTGATAATATCCTGATTAAGGTTGTTTTCCTGCGCCGTTAGGACGTAGAAGGGCAAACGCAGTGCCCCACTCAACTTCTAAGTCAATTCCATTAAGTGCCTTTACTTTGCCATTATATGTCTTAACAAGCCTTTTACGTAAACAGCAAAGCTATTAAAAAACACAAGATATCGTAACCGAAACGAATTTTAAAGTTAACTGAGAGATTAAAGAAGAATTACCATCTTTATTTAACAGAGTCAACTAGCTGATAATAATTTACCATCCCTAACTGTTAAATAATGTCTTTCTAATCAAGAAGTTACTTAAAGTTTCTGTACGTACATTAGCTTCGTTTAAGAACTCACTCCCATTCGCTCTTTCTATAAACTAATTTTAATAACCTTTCCTCTATTTACTTTCCCTCAACAATGTTCTTCAGCCCTTTCAACACAATCATTGTTTTCCAAAAATAGTTTACCTATAATCTCCCGCTACAGTATACTTAAATATCTTACTGATTATTTTCACAATATGAGGGATAAAATAATTTTATTTTTAGGAGGTGTAGCCTTTGGAACAGCTGCAATATTTGTAAAATTTTGTACTATAACTCCTCCTTTTATAACTTTTCTAAGATTTTTAATAGCAGGGATTCTTCTTCTCCCATTCGTGTCAAAGAGAAGAAGGAAAATCATCTTAAAACGATTTATCTTACCATCTCTGTTTCTTTCTCTTCACATGTTATTCTTTGTTTCTAGTGTATTTCTAACTACAATAGCTTCATCAACCATTCTAGTCTCTACTAGCCCGATATTTGCAATGTTATTTAAGAAGAAAATTGATCCTTTCATAATTATGGCAATCCTAGGAATATTTATCATGAATTTTAACACTTCGTTTGGATATATTTTTGGCAATGTACTCGCTATACTTTCAGCAATTTCATTTGCAATTTACACATATTTCCTTTCTAGACTAGATTATGATTCTCTTTCAATCATACCTATTATTTATCTAATATCCTCTATTTTTATGATCCCAGTCCTTCCATTTTACGGTTTAGGTGATATTAACCCAATATCAATATTAGCTGTACTAGGTTTAGTGTTAGTTCCAACTCTTATTGGCCATGGCTCAGTCATATATACTGCAAATAAGTTGCCGATCAGTTTAGTTACTTCTGCGGAATTGATTGAACCAGTTATGGCTACAATATTAGCAATACCTATATTTCACCAAATACCAGATACCCAAGAACTCATAGGAGGAACAATAACCTTGATTTCCATATATTTTGCATTCAGACGATAAACCATTCTATGTTACTATATCAAAAGAGTGCCTTATTATCAACATTAGAGAAGACACTAAGGAAGGGTGTGAAGTATGACGCCCTTATGAAGGGCATCCCCATTTCTCGGTAATGGTTTTTACTTCTTAGAGAAACGTCGATCCCCCAGCAGAAGAAATTCCGCCGAACGAAACCGTTCTGGAATACCCAGTACAGAAGATTGATTAGGTAGGGGCGTATATATAGGTTGCACTCCAAAGCTTAAGCTCCCCTAGTCCTAAAGCACTATATGCTCTATGCCTCTTATATAAAACATATTACTCAGATCTGAGTAATACAGATCTGACTGGGGTGTAGGCCATTACGCCTCTTGGGCTCAAAGCTCGGTTGTTAGCTTGGCTACCTCCCAATTCGAACCGGAAGTTGGGCAAAAAGCCCGAATAAGGGTAAATTTGGAGGCCCCAGTTGCAGGAATAGACGTATCAAAAGATAAATTAATCATGTATTTTCAAGGCAAACTTTACGAGTTTGCTAATGATAGGCAAGGGTTTGAGGAGATAAGGAAGATCTTGCCTAAGGGTTGCAAGATAGGCATAGAAAGTACTGGAATTTACCACATTAACCTAGCAAAGTACTTGATGGGCGAGTATGATGTTAGGATCATTAATCCCTTCATACTCAAGAAGTTCAAGGATTTTAGGGGTAAGAAGAGTGATAAGAATGATGCTAGCAGAAATAGTTGTAAGCATGGGTAGTGGGTTTACAACAAGTGAGGCTAGGGAGTTAACTAGCCAATGGGATTTTGTTACTAGGAGTATTGCTAGGGTTAAGAATATGTTGAGAAGGGATTTGATACTTTTAGGTTATAAGGAATGATTTCATCTCGATAATTCCTAATATTTACTTTTCATCTTCTTTATTTATGATACCAATTTTACCATTTTATGGAATACATGATTTAAATTTGATTTCAATATTTGCAATCTTAGGCTTAGTTTTTATTCTCACATTGATTGGTCAAGATTCTGTTATATATACAGCAAACAAATTGCCGATAAGTTTAGTGACGTCAGTCGAGTTGATTGAGCCAGTGATTGTAACGTTGCTAGCAATACTAATTTATCATCAAATACCTAATTTACAGAAGATATAGGCGGTTTAATAACCCTTATCTCAATTTATTTTATATTAGAAAATGAAAACTTTTAATGGACTATTTTGATCCGTTAAAAACTTATTAAGTATTATTACCATAATTAGTTCATGAGGTATCGTTCTCTAGTTGAAACATCAAGAAGTAAAAGATACGTGAGACTACTCCCTATGCTCTTTTTCTTATATATAGTAAACTTTCTCGATAGAGTAAATATTTCCTATGCAATAGATGCCGGAATGTTCCAATATCTAGGAGTTTCTGCTAAGGAAGTTGGTATAATTGCTTCCCTAGCTTCATCATTATTCTTTGTAGGTTATTTTATTCCCCAAATCTTCTCAAATCTCGGTATTAACAGATATGGTGTTAGGAAAATATTTCTTATAGCATTTCTAGTGTGGGGCATAATAACTATTGCAACTGGTTTTGTAACCTCAGTTTCGCAAGTATACGTACTAAGATTTCTACTTGGAATAGCTGAAGGACCATTCTTTGCGGGTGTAATGTTCTATCTGAGTTTGTGGTTCTTGAAACCAGAAAGAGCTACTGCCAATAGTTTCTTTACTGCTGCAATTCCAATATCTGGAATATTTGGTAGTCTAATTGCTGGAGCAATATTTGCAACTTATGGTAACTATCCAGGATGGCGATATTTGTTCTGGTATGAAGGAATGTTGGCAATATTTGGTGGGTTACTTGCGTACTTTATTTTAACAGACTTCCCAAGTGATGCCAAGTGGTTAAGCAATGACGAAAGGAGTGCATTAGAGCAAGCATTTAAGGAGGAGGAGGTGGAGAAGGTTAAGGTTAGTTGGACTAAAGCATTAGCTGACTTAAATGTAATATTACTTGCCATTGTTTACTTTTTAGGAGTTACAAGTCTTTACGGCTATTCGATCTGGTTACCATCAATTATTAGCTTTATTGGTAAAGTTAATGCTACAATTGCTAGTTTTCTGTCAATAGTACCATATGTTATTGCCTCGATATCATTAATTCTCATAGCTCGCTATGCTGATAGAAGGCAAAATCATAGATTTGTAACCTTTGCAGTATTTCTAGTTGCTGGAATTGGTTTAGCATTAAGTGCTGCAACTCAGAGTATATTTATTTTATCATTCATGCTTTTCGCAATAGCTGCTATAGGGATTTACAGCTTCATTGCAACGTTTTGGGCGGTACCTCAAGGTTATTTATCTGGCGATGCAGCTGCAGCTGCTATAGGTTTGATAAACGCTATTGGAAATCTTGGAGGAATTGCCGGTCCTATAGTAGTGGGATTTCTAAAATCATACACTGGATCATTTGTAGATGGAATTTACGTCATGGCGCTATTCTCAATTTTAGCTGGTGTAGTAACATTGCTTATCAGGAGGAGTTGAGCTATTCCATACTTTTTGCTTTTTCTTTGCCAAGTTCATCCTTTTGTTTATAAATTCTACTATTAAGAAATAAATAGAAACAAAAAGACATTTAACTACAGATTTAGAAGAATATAATGTGATAAGAAGTTATAACGTAGTATTATCGCATGAAGACTGGACTTTACTAACTGATAAGTATGATGAAGAAGATCTAAGAGTGTTGATGAAAATTCGTACACCATCGTTTGAAAAGATGGAGGAGAATATAATAGCTGAGGCTTATGTCCGAGATCCTTTAATACTTAATGAATTAATTAATATAATTAAGTCTAATAATAGGGTGACCAGAGTAAAAATTATTGAAAATGTTAGAACAAAGAACGAGTTAAGAGCTTTAATATTGTTGTCAGCTAAGTTAAGGGGAGGAATTAGCGAACTCTTAATGAATAAGGGGGCATACTACATCTCCGAACGAATTTCAAACGGGTTAGAAAAATGGTCCTTAGTAATAGATGATAAAATATTCAGAGAAATAATATTACCCACCTTGAAAGAATATACTTACAGTTTAAAGATCATCGAGAAAGATGATGGAAATTTAGTGTCTGTGAAGAATTTGCTCACAAGTAAGGAGTTTGAAATCATATATAAGGCGTATAAGATGGGATATTTCGATTGGCCTAAAAAGGTGGATTTGAAGGAATTATCAGAGGAATTAGGAATAAGTAAAGCAGCCACCCTACAAGCGTTAAGGAGGGCAATGGGGAAGTTAATTAGGAATTATGTAGATAATCTGGTCTAAAATTGGTGATCTTTTCTTCTCTTAAATCTAATGATCTCTAGCCCAACTCCTACTATTATGAGGAAAATTCCAACTGCAATATATGATTGATTGTAAAAAATCTTATACCCTTCTAATAGTATACTGGCGTTGCCAACTCCATATAGTATTGAGGCTGGTTTAATAGTGATACTCCCTTTTACTAATAATATGTACGTATAGTTATGATAAACTATGAGAAAACTTCCACTATTCACACTTACTTTTGCCTTTTCATACCATGGAGGGATTATATACATACTGCTATTGTTGACGTTTAATGTAGTGTTTAAAGGAAACGTTATCTCTCCTAGTACTAGTATGAAAATACCTAAAGAGATTAAATATATGCCTACTCTCATCATATCTGCACCTTCCTAAAGGCATAGTATGCTAGGTGACCCAAAATTAGATCTAGTGGCAAAAGATAATTAAATATAATCATATTTCCAGTTATTTCTATTCCAAGAACGAGGAAGATTAAGCTTATACTTATGAAGAAGCTTCTAAAGGGTCTTTTAATCAATATTGCAATCAAATAGGAGGAGTTACAGAGGAGTAAGTATTCGGATATGAAAATGCTTATCCATGTTATGGGTGGAGTAAATGATGATAGAAGAAATACTAATTCTGCAATCAAGAGAAATAGTCCACCTATTAGCAAAACATCAATGAAATATGATAGAAGAAATATTGCCCTCCTATTTCTCATTTGTAAAAACGATATTATTGTTCCGTCATATAGATCTTGCCCCATCCCTAGACATATATTCCTTATAACTAGTGTAGATAATATTATACCTATTGTAAATGTAATTATATTGAATAGGAGCTGATCAACGCTTGCATTTCTAGTCTGGGGATGAAAGAAATTAAATGATGCCACTATACTAACACTTAAGGCCAACTCTAAGTCAATGTACGAGAGTAATCCATATTCACCATATCGATGCTTGATTAGAAAACTAACTACTCCCACCCCGTCTCCCCTTTGATACTTTTATCTATTATAGAATTTCTAACGTAAAATATCCTTACCCCAGCATTGGATAAGATTTTAGAAATTTCAGCTAAGTTTCCAGAAATCCTTATCTGGTTACCTATGACTTCTATCCTCCTATCCTTTAACGCTTCTAGAGCCTTACCTATATTATCAACCACTATGTAAAACTCTTCGAGAAAATTATTTCTTAATAGCTTATCTACTTTGCCGAAGAACTTCATAATTCCATTGTTTATTGCCAGGACGTGAGTTGAGAACGCTAAAATTTCAGCTGGTATATGGGATGATATGAGTACAGTTAAGCCCATTTTTTCTCTTAACACTGCAAAAGTGTTGTAAACCTCGTATCGTGATGTTATGTCCAGATTAGCTGTAGGTTCATCTGCTATAATTATTTCCGGATTTTTTATCAAGGAAAAGACTATTTGTAATTTCTGCTTAGTACCAGCTGAAAGTTCTCTAACTTTATTTTTCATAAAATGTACTAGATTAAAGTCTTCTAATAACCTTTTAGCGTCGCTGAGAGGATAGCTAAATTCACTGGAGACTTCCTTCACTATGTCAATTACAGTAAGGTATGGTGGTAAAAATGGCCTATCCAATATTATCCCAACTTTTCTTGGTATTTTATTGCTATTCCAAGGATCCTCTCCTAAAACACTTATATAGCCTGATGTTCTATTTATTAGCCCGCCAATTATTTTAAGCAGTGTTGATTTCCCAGCACCATTAGGACCTATTACTAAGGTTATACTCTTTTCCTCTATGGAGAATGTAAGGCCATGGAGTACCTCAATATCGCCATACCTCTTTGTTAAATTGATAGCATCAATCACGCTCATATTACGAAATACGTTATTGACACTAAAAAACTTTTTAAAAGATTAATGTGGCTTTAGCCTCGGAACTCTTTAATGCGAATTCCGAAACACCGCTTATCTTAACCTTATCCAATAGCCTTTCATGATTAACGTTCTTAACTTTCATTCCAAATTCACATGCTGTAAGTTCTATATCATCACCTCCTAATTCTATTAGATTTTCATAGTAATAGGATAATGGCTTTACGTTAGGTAGCTGTATTTTCTCTATTTCCTTTGTTACTCCCCTTAACCCATCCATGGTGAAGAACATGTACACTTTATTTCCAGAAGAGGCGTAGCCTATGGCAGTTATATAGGCCATATAGAGTTTTTCATCTTCTCCAGATATTACCATTATTGCATATAAATCACTCATTGTTTATTCGCCTCCTCCAATTCTCTAACCGTCTTAACTAGATTATACCAGAAGAATATGAGTCCCAAATAAACTACTACATAACAAATATATCTGGTTGCCTCTATATATCCTTGCAATTGTGATGGGGATATGTAAGCTGAAAATACGCCGTTTTCTAATGCCACATTATTGTTGGAAACTATGTATTGTACTGAGAATCCATACCAACCTAATGCAAATAAACTTACTACTAAGGGTGCTAATAATCTTCTAATAATTGGTAAGGAAATCATTATAGCCACCTCTCTTGGACTTTAATCGCTAAATAAACTCCTAATAACATTCCGAAGAGGAATATAATACCGTCATAACCTAATTGGGCAAAATTAGTCCACATTAATCCTACATTGCATCCAAGGGCCATTCTAACGCCTATACCAACTAACATTCCTCCTCCGAACCCTATCAGCAGTCTACTCTTATTTCTTGGTATTCGTATTTTGAAGTCACCACTTAGATATGATGCTGAGAAAGCTCCAATACACAACATTATTACCATTAGCGTACTTGGGTCGACAATTGGTAGCGAATCGTTAAACCAAGGTGTGTTTAGAAATAACTTGACGTTTCCTAACATTAGCAAGTATTCAAAGAATCTACCGCCATCAGACGAAGTTATGACTAGGTAATTGAAGGTGTATCCAGCACCAACTATGAAAACTAAAAGTAAATCTAATGCCAATATTATTGTAGTCAAGTTAGTTCCATATGGTTTTCTTAATAGTATCAAATCTTTAATTTCCTTGGTTAACGATACCTTTTCTTCTCCAGATGTACTTATGTTTTGATTATAATACGCTCTAGCTGCAGGTAAATTGATACGTAGACTAGATGAGATTGCCCATTTTCTCTTAGTGTACTGTTGCAAGTATATTCCAATGAATATTAGTGGTAGGCTAACTACTAACGTGGTTATATAGACTGACATATTTGAAATTGAGTGAAATATAATGTAGGGCAAGTATTCAACATATCCTCCGTTCGTAGTTGATAAAATCCCATTAGCCATTGTGTATAGCTGGAAGGGCCATATACCTATTGCAAATACATATGTGCCTATCATCATTCCGAATAGCTCTATCCAATTTTGAACATACCCACTAGCAGCCCTATAAAGCATTGATAGATTACAACCACCTGCTAATGCTGCACCAAAGCCAAATATTATAGAGCCAACAAGGATATACCAACCTGCAAAATAGTTATAATAATACTGATCAAATGCTGGAATAACTCCAAATGCAACTAGTAATCCGCTTCCTAACGCGGACAAACCGAATAGTATTAAAAGGGCTCCAAATCGCTCATAACTTTTGGCCGTAAATATTGAAGTCATTGCGTTTACAAAACAATAATTACCTCTTTGGGCTGCCCAACCCAAAATAAATCCAGAAAGAGCGAATAATCCGTAGATTAATGCCCAACTCTCTTGAAGTACTGGCTGTAGTACCATACTTGGCATTGATTATTTCACCTTTAGGATTCTCACCTTGTAAAGTCCGTTATCTCTTATCACTACAAATGGGTACCCTAAGGATTTACATAAAGAAGGTAAAGTAACATGTACTGCGGGTTCGTGATCTGTTAACACTTCTAACATTTGTCCTACTTTCATTTTCTTCAATTTTTTGCTCGCGCTCATTTCTGGAACAGGACATTCCTCTCCTCTAACATCAAGAACCTCATCTGGTTGTCTTAAAGTTAGATCTTCCACTTTGATTCCCTCAAAATATTACGTATTTTTAGGTAATTATAAAAGTTGTGATATTATAAACCCTTATTAAAGTTAATATAATTAAATTGTAATAATCATATCTACAGTATCTAATACTTTTGCATAAAAGTCAGGGAAACAGCCTATCTTTGCTTCCTCTATTAGTTTATCAGCTAAATTTCTCATGTATACGCATTGATCACAGGCTTGCAAATATATACCCCTTTCCCTACTAAGTTTACCTAATCTTTCGGCTAAGGGATTATCTTTCATTAGAATATAGACATTATCGTGTATAAAGAACATTCCAATAACTTCAGCGTTGTGTCTGTTTTCCTCTAACTGCGGTACTACCATCTGCCCTAAAATATAAGAACCCAAATTGGATTCAACTATATAGGCAATTTTCTTAACCATTGCTGACACCATTTATAAATTTCTCAACAACTTCATTCACTATCTGGTTAGTTGTAAATCCCTTGATTTGACGTAGTTTTTCCATGGAGTTATCTCTATTTATTTTTCCCTCATTTTCAATATATCTCTCACAAAGTGCTTCTAAGGTTATTATGAGTAGTGGACATTCAGAACTTTCATAATATATTTTCCCATCTTGAGCCCTATAGAGTGTGAACCACCTAGAATTATCTATTCTAAAATAGCCCAATTTTTTGGCATTTATCTTCTTCTTATAGCTAAATAACCTTTTCATTAGAAAGTCTGAAGCGTATTTCCTATTAACTATGCAACCACATTCATCCTTAAGCTCCATAATGGGAAATACACGCTTAGTCCAAATAAATTTTTGCAAATAGTCAATCTAACGATAAATACATGACATTTGTTTCTCCAGCTAACTTCTTTAAACATTCTAATGCTTGGTAATCTAATAAGGTTTCATTTTCAGTGTCAATCCTAGCACATACCATTTTGTTACTCTTAATCAGTCCAGTAAATAGCCATCCCCTACCTAAAGGTGCTGATGAAACTAGGCAAATGTCTTTTTCACAATTAAATCTATAATTCTTAAAATCATTAACTTTTTCAACTTTATGGAATTTCACGAAATATGTATATAAAAACGACATGAATTTCTTATCCCTAATTAGTTCTCTAATCCTAGCCTCGTTGAATTCCTTAATGACCTTAACGTATTCATCAGTGTTAATCGTATTACTTAAAACTAAAATCCTAAAAGATACGTAGTCTTCATATTTTAGGACCTCATATCTACAGTTAAATAACTTAATTATTTCTGGGATAGTGTGAGCTACTGCAGCTGGATTATCAGTTAAAGCTTCTATTATTTCTCCCCTATTAGCCTTCATCAATTCTCTCTTTAACGTTATTTCAGGGACTGGGCACTCTTCTCCTCTAAGATCTACTACTTTATCTGGCTTAAGAGTAGAAATTCTAAGATTATTTTCAACTTTTTGCTTTCCTATTAAATATTTTGAATATTCTTCTAAATTTTTCCTTATTGAATTTGCTATACTACTTAGGAGTTTTTCGAGAATTCCTCTGTAACTTATTTTTACGTTTATTCTCTCTTCGCTTTCCTTCTGGAACGTTATATTTATTATGAATCTTCCATTCTTTTCTATTATATCAAGGCCATCCTTTCTCGGCTTGCATATACATTCTACTTTTAGTCTGAATATGGTGAGGTAACAAATATACCCAAAATCTAGCTTTTTTATATTTGATAATTTATATAACTTATACGAGTTTTCAAGGTCTAACAATGACTTGAAATCTTCAGCGTAAATCAGTGTAGTTTCCTCTATCATTGTTTAAAATGATGTTAATTCTATTTAAAAAACTTATCTTCAGCCATTTAGCGCATAACTGAATTTAATTTTAAGAATAAAAAG is a genomic window containing:
- a CDS encoding cyclase family protein, which produces MIEELFDQMSKGNLLLIDMTYDMFNGMQTYIGDPPFKHEYFRKGNKYGEVTLSTVYMGLHSGTHIDLPLHFVPNGESVEKFNIIQFIGYGNVLDLSYKKLGEPISSNDLKKFDDKIKENYVVMLYTGFSATRGKEDFLYNWPYLDSNGADYLVSKKIRAVGIESMSIAGWAGKEYPPRTNWDEVVYVHHKLLSNDIIILESVNNMKKVLEECKNGEALFFYAPLKIVGAEGGPTRLFAICEKR
- a CDS encoding dihydrodipicolinate synthase family protein gives rise to the protein MRLEGVVVPLITPFLEDYSIDKEGLKWLVSYLSENGVNGIFVNSSVGEFASLTLDEMKLVTKIALDSRKSYSTLIFAGASTNFTEETIKLAKDFKDMGVDAIVVMAPYFFKVREKELLDHFSMIAEKVDLPIIIYNIPLFTGIDIPISVYKMLVSQHSNIIGTKVTLDSLIFFKKLISEIREIRKDFSILTGFDEYLLPLLYMGGNGGVMGLANAIPKLHLKVYESWKNGNLSDANKYWRNVLNLTDIYDYCNSYTASIKLLLKVLNMPIKNVVRPPLSICEEESKIRGMIKDLSSFLTNSK
- a CDS encoding ZIP family metal transporter; the protein is MNYFQILLGLIAGGTVAIGAIIISKGKFNKTTIGYLGAFTGGILSYLALDTGSEAEEIVTNFLAVKDYPDFTVALILTSIGLIGTWLLLSLLEKNPSGEGLPVVVASALGFHNIGEGFAIAAALLSGSVAAAWAFTIGFAVHNATEGFAISSPTVMSKRVMGLKVLIPLSLLAGLPTTLGASIYYLGISNEIFLAFLNVVASASLVFVMIRININAASLLSGFKARFWTWLFIGIATTYGLEVLLDILGGGTF
- a CDS encoding ATP-binding cassette domain-containing protein; amino-acid sequence: MRILSTQIPPSGGSAYIGGYNVTDDANKARKIIGYVPQEISVWTDITAYDNLLIYSKIYGIPSSERKEK
- a CDS encoding DMT family transporter; this encodes MRDKIILFLGGVAFGTAAIFVKFCTITPPFITFLRFLIAGILLLPFVSKRRRKIILKRFILPSLFLSLHMLFFVSSVFLTTIASSTILVSTSPIFAMLFKKKIDPFIIMAILGIFIMNFNTSFGYIFGNVLAILSAISFAIYTYFLSRLDYDSLSIIPIIYLISSIFMIPVLPFYGLGDINPISILAVLGLVLVPTLIGHGSVIYTANKLPISLVTSAELIEPVMATILAIPIFHQIPDTQELIGGTITLISIYFAFRR
- a CDS encoding EamA family transporter, whose product is MIPILPFYGIHDLNLISIFAILGLVFILTLIGQDSVIYTANKLPISLVTSVELIEPVIVTLLAILIYHQIPNLQKI
- a CDS encoding MFS transporter yields the protein MRYRSLVETSRSKRYVRLLPMLFFLYIVNFLDRVNISYAIDAGMFQYLGVSAKEVGIIASLASSLFFVGYFIPQIFSNLGINRYGVRKIFLIAFLVWGIITIATGFVTSVSQVYVLRFLLGIAEGPFFAGVMFYLSLWFLKPERATANSFFTAAIPISGIFGSLIAGAIFATYGNYPGWRYLFWYEGMLAIFGGLLAYFILTDFPSDAKWLSNDERSALEQAFKEEEVEKVKVSWTKALADLNVILLAIVYFLGVTSLYGYSIWLPSIISFIGKVNATIASFLSIVPYVIASISLILIARYADRRQNHRFVTFAVFLVAGIGLALSAATQSIFILSFMLFAIAAIGIYSFIATFWAVPQGYLSGDAAAAAIGLINAIGNLGGIAGPIVVGFLKSYTGSFVDGIYVMALFSILAGVVTLLIRRS
- a CDS encoding helix-turn-helix domain-containing protein; the protein is MIRSYNVVLSHEDWTLLTDKYDEEDLRVLMKIRTPSFEKMEENIIAEAYVRDPLILNELINIIKSNNRVTRVKIIENVRTKNELRALILLSAKLRGGISELLMNKGAYYISERISNGLEKWSLVIDDKIFREIILPTLKEYTYSLKIIEKDDGNLVSVKNLLTSKEFEIIYKAYKMGYFDWPKKVDLKELSEELGISKAATLQALRRAMGKLIRNYVDNLV
- a CDS encoding ABC transporter ATP-binding protein; translation: MSVIDAINLTKRYGDIEVLHGLTFSIEEKSITLVIGPNGAGKSTLLKIIGGLINRTSGYISVLGEDPWNSNKIPRKVGIILDRPFLPPYLTVIDIVKEVSSEFSYPLSDAKRLLEDFNLVHFMKNKVRELSAGTKQKLQIVFSLIKNPEIIIADEPTANLDITSRYEVYNTFAVLREKMGLTVLISSHIPAEILAFSTHVLAINNGIMKFFGKVDKLLRNNFLEEFYIVVDNIGKALEALKDRRIEVIGNQIRISGNLAEISKILSNAGVRIFYVRNSIIDKSIKGETGWE
- a CDS encoding DsrE family protein, coding for MSDLYAIMVISGEDEKLYMAYITAIGYASSGNKVYMFFTMDGLRGVTKEIEKIQLPNVKPLSYYYENLIELGGDDIELTACEFGMKVKNVNHERLLDKVKISGVSEFALKSSEAKATLIF